AAACTCCTCTCCGGCTACTTCGACCTACTGCGCGAACACCACGACGATCACTTAATCGACCGCGCCCAGCTCGTGTTGCGCAACGTCAAGCGGCTGGTCAAGCGCGACTTCTCCCTGGAATACTTCTTCGAGGTCGAGGAGATCATCGAGGAGACGCGCTCGGTGGGCGGCGGCATCGTGGTGCCCCACCCCGAGCAGTTCTGGCCGGTGCTGCTGGCCGAGTACGACGTCGACGGCTACGAGGTCTGGAACCCCCAGTCCCAGCAGTACACCCGCTTCCTGATCGACGTACTGATCCGCCAGAACCGCCGGCGCGAACGTGGGCGTCGTCCGCTACTGGTCTTCATGGGCGACGACACCCACCTGTCGACCAAACTCAAGGACCCGCGACACCTGCGACCGATCAAAGCCCACCGTGAGGTGGGCGTCCAGTCGGCCTGGGACGAGGTGGCTATTCAGAAATGCTTGAGCGTCGGGGGCTTCAACCGCCGTTCGGTCATCGAGGAGTACATGGCCCGTCTCTGTGGCTGAGCCGCCGAGGCGGAAGGGGGAGGCGCGATGGCGAAAGACGAAACCTTCGAATACGAATCGCTTCAGGACGTCAAGTCGGTGATCAAGTACCTGCGGGCCATCTGCGACGGCTTTGACAAGGGTCTGCTGATCTTCGGCAAGCGCGACAACCAGGTGGTCCTCGAACCCCGGGGGTTGA
The Candidatus Coatesbacteria bacterium DNA segment above includes these coding regions:
- a CDS encoding amphi-Trp domain-containing protein, encoding MAKDETFEYESLQDVKSVIKYLRAICDGFDKGLLIFGKRDNQVVLEPRGLIKMNLDVKRKKDRNKITLKLSWRDSATKLTDDSLTIENG